A region of Esox lucius isolate fEsoLuc1 chromosome 3, fEsoLuc1.pri, whole genome shotgun sequence DNA encodes the following proteins:
- the LOC105020441 gene encoding nuclear receptor ROR-beta-like isoform X2: MRAQIEVIPCKICGDKSSGIHYGVITCEGCKGFFRRSQQNNAMYSCSRQRNCLIDRTNRNRCQHCRLQKCLALGMSRDAVKFGRMSKKQRDSLYAEVQKHQKNQECLNHGLSLSREDASGGDSEGDRQGELSRSYSSRGSSSTLSDLDDIAVLPELFDLPLTPEEANEYCSLEPLGGHGGSTGNASNSSSSSSTSSNQNSPQQNLLDVTDANGIKHEYQMLSLPQGTLLEPRPDDCTLMDIERITQSIVKSHLETSQYSSDQLKRLAYSGLQYSSEETRNFQCKSSESMWQQCAHHITNAIQYVVEFAKRITGFMDLCQNDQIILLKAGCLEVLLIRMCRAFNVNNNTIFFDGKFASAQFFKALGCDDLVSAVFDLAKGLCRLQLSDEEMALFSAAVLLSPNRPWLTDRQKVQKLQEKVYLALQHSLHMSGAADEKLDKMVSKLPMMKSICNLHIDKLEFFRLVHPETAYSFPPLYREVFGSEISLPDSTNGS, from the exons ATGCGAG CTCAAATAGAAGTCATACCCTGCAAGATCTGTGGGGACAAATCCTCAGGAATCCACTATGGTGTTATTACCTGTGAAGGCTGCAAG GGGTTCTTCCGCCGCAGCCAGCAAAACAATGCCATGTACTCGTGTTCCCGGCAGAGGAACTGTCTCATAGACCGAACCAACCGCAACCGCTGCCAACATTGCAGACTGCAGAAGTGTTTGGCGTTAGGCATGAGTCGGGATG CTGTGAAGTTTGGCCGTATGTCTAAGAAGCAGCGCGACAGCCTTTACGCTGAGGTCCAGAAGCACCAGAAGAACCAGGAGTGTCTGAACCATGGTTTGTCCCTGTCCAGGGAAGATGCGTCTGGTGGAGACAGCGAGGGGGACAGGCAGGGCGAACTTAGTCGCTCCTACAGCAGCAGGGGCTCCAGCTCCACCTTGAGCGATCTGGATGACATTGCGGTGCTCCCTGAACTGTTCGACCTGCCCTTGACCCCGGAGGAGGCCAATGAGTACTGCAGCCTGGAGCCGCTGGGAGGCCACGGCGGGAGCACCGGGAATGCCTCCAACTCCTCGTCGTCCTCGTCCACCTCGTCCAATCAGAATTCTCCTCAGCAAAATCTGCTGGATGTCACCGACGCCAACGGGATCAAGCACGAGTACCAGATGTTGTCGCTCCCACAGGGCACCCTGCTGGAGCCGCGGCCGGACGACTGCACGCTCATGGATATAG AGCGGATCACCCAGAGTATTGTCAAGTCCCACCTGGAGACGAGTCAGTACAGCTCTGACCAGCTGAAGAGGCTGGCGTACAGTGGTCTGCAGTATTCATCTGAGGAGACCCGCAACTTCCAGTGCAAG TCATCAGAGTCCATGTGGCAGCAGTGTGCCCATCACATCACCAATGCCATTCAGTACGTGGTGGAGTTTGCCAAACGCATCACAGGCTTCATGGACCTGTGTCAGAACGACCAGATTATCCTACTCAAAGCAG GCTGCTTGGAGGTGCTGCTGATTAGGATGTGCAGGGCGTTTAATGTTAATAACAACACCATCTTCTTTGATGGCAAGTTTGCATCCGCCCAGTTCTTCAAAGCCCTCG GTTGTGATGACCTTGTCAGTGCAGTGTTTGACCTGGCTAAGGGTCTCTGCCGCCTGCAGCTGAGTGATGAGGAGATGGCTCTATTCAGTGCCGCTGTTCTCCTTTCCCCAAATCGACcatggctgacagacagacagaaggtaCAGAAGCTACAGGAGAAAGTCTACCTGGCTCTGCAACACAGTCTGCACATGAGTGGGGCTGCCGACGAGAAACTAGACAAG ATGGTTTCCAAGCTGCCGATGATGAAGTCAATCTGTAATCTCCATATCGACAAGCTGGAGTTTTTTCGTCTTGTCCACCCTGAGACTGCATACAGCTTTCCTCCACTCTACAGGGAAGTGTTTGGGAGTGAGATCTCTCTCCCCGACTCTACAAACGGCTCTTAA
- the LOC105020449 gene encoding endophilin-A2 isoform X4 yields the protein MSVAGFKKQFYKASQMVSEKVGGAEGTKLDEDFKDLEKRADVTSKAVVDVISKTSEYLQPNPASRAKLTMLNTVSKIRGQVKSPGYPQAEGLLGESMVKYGREMGEETNFGGALVDVGESMKRLAEVKDSLDIDVKQNFIDPLQAVVDKDIKDIQYHLKKLEGRRLDYDYKKKRQGKIPDEELRSALEKFHESKELAESSMHNLLETDVEQVSQLASLVESQLQYHKQAAQILEELTDKLRERVNEAQSRPRREYTPKPKPSFDYGESEHSNGGYSPTANSPSYSSASEPCAKALYDFEPENEGELGFREGDIITLTNRIDENWFEGTLHGQSGFFPNNYVEVIVPL from the exons ATGTCTGTCGCAGGCTTCAAGAAACAATTTTATAAAGCCAGCCAG ATGGTGAGTGAGAAGGTGGGGGGTGCAGAAGGAACCAAACTAGATGAGGACTTCAAAGACCTGGAGAAG AGGGCCGATGTGACCAGTAAAGCGGTTGTTGACGTCATCTCTAAAACCTCTGAGTATCTGCAACCCAACCCAGCGTCCAGGGCCAAGCTGACCATGCTGAACACAGTGTCTAAGATCAGGGGCCAGGTGAAGAGCCCTGGATACCCCCAGGCGGAGGGACTGTTGGGGGAGAGTATGGTGAAGTATGGACgagagatgggagaggagaCAAACTTTG GTGGTGCTCTGGTAGATGTGGGTGAGTCCATGAAGAGGCTTGCCGAGGTCAAAGACTCCCTGGACATCGATGTCAAACAGAACTTTATTGACCCGCTGCAGGCTGTTGTTGACAAGGATATCAAAGACATCCAG TACCATCTGAAGAAGCTGGAGGGCAGGCGTCTGGACTACGACTATAAGAAGAAACGCCAGGGGAAGATCCCAGATGAGGAGCTGAGATCGGCCCTGGAGAAGTTCCATGAATCCAAAGAGTTGGCAGAGAGCTCCATGCACAACCTGCTGGAGACTGAT GTGGAGCAGGTGAGTCAGTTGGCTTCTCTGGTGGAGTCCCAGCTGCAGTATCACAAACAGGCTGCCCAGATTCTGGAGGAGCTAACTGACAAACTCAGAGAACG GGTGAATGAGGCCCAGTCTCGGCCCAGGCGTGAGTACACCCCGAAACCTAAACCTTCCTTTGACTATGGAGAATCTGAGCACTCCAATGGAGGGTACTCCCCCACCGCCAACTCCCCTTCATACTCCTCAG cctCTGAGCCGTGCGCCAAGGCTCTCTATGACTTTGAGCCAGAGAACGAGGGTGAGCTGGGCTTCCGCGAGGGCGACATCATCACGCTGACCAACCGCATTGACGAGAACTGGTTCGAGGGCACGCTACACGGCCAGTCAGGATTCTTCCCCAACAACTATGTGGAAGTGATCGTGCCCCTGTAA
- the LOC105020449 gene encoding endophilin-A2 isoform X3 has translation MSVAGFKKQFYKASQMVSEKVGGAEGTKLDEDFKDLEKRADVTSKAVVDVISKTSEYLQPNPASRAKLTMLNTVSKIRGQVKSPGYPQAEGLLGESMVKYGREMGEETNFGGALVDVGESMKRLAEVKDSLDIDVKQNFIDPLQAVVDKDIKDIQYHLKKLEGRRLDYDYKKKRQGKIPDEELRSALEKFHESKELAESSMHNLLETDVEQVSQLASLVESQLQYHKQAAQILEELTDKLRERVNEAQSRPRREYTPKPKPSFDYGESEHSNGGYSPTANSPSYSSDVQSFHRKSSRKNSRYSSEPCAKALYDFEPENEGELGFREGDIITLTNRIDENWFEGTLHGQSGFFPNNYVEVIVPL, from the exons ATGTCTGTCGCAGGCTTCAAGAAACAATTTTATAAAGCCAGCCAG ATGGTGAGTGAGAAGGTGGGGGGTGCAGAAGGAACCAAACTAGATGAGGACTTCAAAGACCTGGAGAAG AGGGCCGATGTGACCAGTAAAGCGGTTGTTGACGTCATCTCTAAAACCTCTGAGTATCTGCAACCCAACCCAGCGTCCAGGGCCAAGCTGACCATGCTGAACACAGTGTCTAAGATCAGGGGCCAGGTGAAGAGCCCTGGATACCCCCAGGCGGAGGGACTGTTGGGGGAGAGTATGGTGAAGTATGGACgagagatgggagaggagaCAAACTTTG GTGGTGCTCTGGTAGATGTGGGTGAGTCCATGAAGAGGCTTGCCGAGGTCAAAGACTCCCTGGACATCGATGTCAAACAGAACTTTATTGACCCGCTGCAGGCTGTTGTTGACAAGGATATCAAAGACATCCAG TACCATCTGAAGAAGCTGGAGGGCAGGCGTCTGGACTACGACTATAAGAAGAAACGCCAGGGGAAGATCCCAGATGAGGAGCTGAGATCGGCCCTGGAGAAGTTCCATGAATCCAAAGAGTTGGCAGAGAGCTCCATGCACAACCTGCTGGAGACTGAT GTGGAGCAGGTGAGTCAGTTGGCTTCTCTGGTGGAGTCCCAGCTGCAGTATCACAAACAGGCTGCCCAGATTCTGGAGGAGCTAACTGACAAACTCAGAGAACG GGTGAATGAGGCCCAGTCTCGGCCCAGGCGTGAGTACACCCCGAAACCTAAACCTTCCTTTGACTATGGAGAATCTGAGCACTCCAATGGAGGGTACTCCCCCACCGCCAACTCCCCTTCATACTCCTCAG ACGTCCAGTCATTCCACAGAAAATCGTCCAGGAAGAACAGTCGATACT cctCTGAGCCGTGCGCCAAGGCTCTCTATGACTTTGAGCCAGAGAACGAGGGTGAGCTGGGCTTCCGCGAGGGCGACATCATCACGCTGACCAACCGCATTGACGAGAACTGGTTCGAGGGCACGCTACACGGCCAGTCAGGATTCTTCCCCAACAACTATGTGGAAGTGATCGTGCCCCTGTAA
- the LOC105020449 gene encoding endophilin-A2 isoform X1 — translation MKYISLEFNVAFVVIFISDLSFLFSSFSVITVLSCKMVSEKVGGAEGTKLDEDFKDLEKRADVTSKAVVDVISKTSEYLQPNPASRAKLTMLNTVSKIRGQVKSPGYPQAEGLLGESMVKYGREMGEETNFGGALVDVGESMKRLAEVKDSLDIDVKQNFIDPLQAVVDKDIKDIQYHLKKLEGRRLDYDYKKKRQGKIPDEELRSALEKFHESKELAESSMHNLLETDVEQVSQLASLVESQLQYHKQAAQILEELTDKLRERVNEAQSRPRREYTPKPKPSFDYGESEHSNGGYSPTANSPSYSSDVQSFHRKSSRKNSRYSSEPCAKALYDFEPENEGELGFREGDIITLTNRIDENWFEGTLHGQSGFFPNNYVEVIVPL, via the exons ATGAAATATATATCCCTGGAATTTAATGTTGCTTTTGTTGTgatttttatttcagatttgagctttttattttcttccttcTCTGTCATCACCGTGTTGTCTTGTAAA ATGGTGAGTGAGAAGGTGGGGGGTGCAGAAGGAACCAAACTAGATGAGGACTTCAAAGACCTGGAGAAG AGGGCCGATGTGACCAGTAAAGCGGTTGTTGACGTCATCTCTAAAACCTCTGAGTATCTGCAACCCAACCCAGCGTCCAGGGCCAAGCTGACCATGCTGAACACAGTGTCTAAGATCAGGGGCCAGGTGAAGAGCCCTGGATACCCCCAGGCGGAGGGACTGTTGGGGGAGAGTATGGTGAAGTATGGACgagagatgggagaggagaCAAACTTTG GTGGTGCTCTGGTAGATGTGGGTGAGTCCATGAAGAGGCTTGCCGAGGTCAAAGACTCCCTGGACATCGATGTCAAACAGAACTTTATTGACCCGCTGCAGGCTGTTGTTGACAAGGATATCAAAGACATCCAG TACCATCTGAAGAAGCTGGAGGGCAGGCGTCTGGACTACGACTATAAGAAGAAACGCCAGGGGAAGATCCCAGATGAGGAGCTGAGATCGGCCCTGGAGAAGTTCCATGAATCCAAAGAGTTGGCAGAGAGCTCCATGCACAACCTGCTGGAGACTGAT GTGGAGCAGGTGAGTCAGTTGGCTTCTCTGGTGGAGTCCCAGCTGCAGTATCACAAACAGGCTGCCCAGATTCTGGAGGAGCTAACTGACAAACTCAGAGAACG GGTGAATGAGGCCCAGTCTCGGCCCAGGCGTGAGTACACCCCGAAACCTAAACCTTCCTTTGACTATGGAGAATCTGAGCACTCCAATGGAGGGTACTCCCCCACCGCCAACTCCCCTTCATACTCCTCAG ACGTCCAGTCATTCCACAGAAAATCGTCCAGGAAGAACAGTCGATACT cctCTGAGCCGTGCGCCAAGGCTCTCTATGACTTTGAGCCAGAGAACGAGGGTGAGCTGGGCTTCCGCGAGGGCGACATCATCACGCTGACCAACCGCATTGACGAGAACTGGTTCGAGGGCACGCTACACGGCCAGTCAGGATTCTTCCCCAACAACTATGTGGAAGTGATCGTGCCCCTGTAA
- the LOC105020449 gene encoding endophilin-A2 isoform X2, giving the protein MKYISLEFNVAFVVIFISDLSFLFSSFSVITVLSCKMVSEKVGGAEGTKLDEDFKDLEKRADVTSKAVVDVISKTSEYLQPNPASRAKLTMLNTVSKIRGQVKSPGYPQAEGLLGESMVKYGREMGEETNFGGALVDVGESMKRLAEVKDSLDIDVKQNFIDPLQAVVDKDIKDIQYHLKKLEGRRLDYDYKKKRQGKIPDEELRSALEKFHESKELAESSMHNLLETDVEQVSQLASLVESQLQYHKQAAQILEELTDKLRERVNEAQSRPRREYTPKPKPSFDYGESEHSNGGYSPTANSPSYSSASEPCAKALYDFEPENEGELGFREGDIITLTNRIDENWFEGTLHGQSGFFPNNYVEVIVPL; this is encoded by the exons ATGAAATATATATCCCTGGAATTTAATGTTGCTTTTGTTGTgatttttatttcagatttgagctttttattttcttccttcTCTGTCATCACCGTGTTGTCTTGTAAA ATGGTGAGTGAGAAGGTGGGGGGTGCAGAAGGAACCAAACTAGATGAGGACTTCAAAGACCTGGAGAAG AGGGCCGATGTGACCAGTAAAGCGGTTGTTGACGTCATCTCTAAAACCTCTGAGTATCTGCAACCCAACCCAGCGTCCAGGGCCAAGCTGACCATGCTGAACACAGTGTCTAAGATCAGGGGCCAGGTGAAGAGCCCTGGATACCCCCAGGCGGAGGGACTGTTGGGGGAGAGTATGGTGAAGTATGGACgagagatgggagaggagaCAAACTTTG GTGGTGCTCTGGTAGATGTGGGTGAGTCCATGAAGAGGCTTGCCGAGGTCAAAGACTCCCTGGACATCGATGTCAAACAGAACTTTATTGACCCGCTGCAGGCTGTTGTTGACAAGGATATCAAAGACATCCAG TACCATCTGAAGAAGCTGGAGGGCAGGCGTCTGGACTACGACTATAAGAAGAAACGCCAGGGGAAGATCCCAGATGAGGAGCTGAGATCGGCCCTGGAGAAGTTCCATGAATCCAAAGAGTTGGCAGAGAGCTCCATGCACAACCTGCTGGAGACTGAT GTGGAGCAGGTGAGTCAGTTGGCTTCTCTGGTGGAGTCCCAGCTGCAGTATCACAAACAGGCTGCCCAGATTCTGGAGGAGCTAACTGACAAACTCAGAGAACG GGTGAATGAGGCCCAGTCTCGGCCCAGGCGTGAGTACACCCCGAAACCTAAACCTTCCTTTGACTATGGAGAATCTGAGCACTCCAATGGAGGGTACTCCCCCACCGCCAACTCCCCTTCATACTCCTCAG cctCTGAGCCGTGCGCCAAGGCTCTCTATGACTTTGAGCCAGAGAACGAGGGTGAGCTGGGCTTCCGCGAGGGCGACATCATCACGCTGACCAACCGCATTGACGAGAACTGGTTCGAGGGCACGCTACACGGCCAGTCAGGATTCTTCCCCAACAACTATGTGGAAGTGATCGTGCCCCTGTAA
- the LOC105020441 gene encoding nuclear receptor ROR-beta-like isoform X1 — MSGREKLTACLSLQSATPFFPVCFHSNMPAQIEVIPCKICGDKSSGIHYGVITCEGCKGFFRRSQQNNAMYSCSRQRNCLIDRTNRNRCQHCRLQKCLALGMSRDAVKFGRMSKKQRDSLYAEVQKHQKNQECLNHGLSLSREDASGGDSEGDRQGELSRSYSSRGSSSTLSDLDDIAVLPELFDLPLTPEEANEYCSLEPLGGHGGSTGNASNSSSSSSTSSNQNSPQQNLLDVTDANGIKHEYQMLSLPQGTLLEPRPDDCTLMDIERITQSIVKSHLETSQYSSDQLKRLAYSGLQYSSEETRNFQCKSSESMWQQCAHHITNAIQYVVEFAKRITGFMDLCQNDQIILLKAGCLEVLLIRMCRAFNVNNNTIFFDGKFASAQFFKALGCDDLVSAVFDLAKGLCRLQLSDEEMALFSAAVLLSPNRPWLTDRQKVQKLQEKVYLALQHSLHMSGAADEKLDKMVSKLPMMKSICNLHIDKLEFFRLVHPETAYSFPPLYREVFGSEISLPDSTNGS, encoded by the exons ATGTCAGGTAGAGAGAAGCTGACAGCCTGTCTTTCACTTCAGTCTGCCACCCCTTTTTTCCCAGTGTGTTTTCATAGCAACATGCCAG CTCAAATAGAAGTCATACCCTGCAAGATCTGTGGGGACAAATCCTCAGGAATCCACTATGGTGTTATTACCTGTGAAGGCTGCAAG GGGTTCTTCCGCCGCAGCCAGCAAAACAATGCCATGTACTCGTGTTCCCGGCAGAGGAACTGTCTCATAGACCGAACCAACCGCAACCGCTGCCAACATTGCAGACTGCAGAAGTGTTTGGCGTTAGGCATGAGTCGGGATG CTGTGAAGTTTGGCCGTATGTCTAAGAAGCAGCGCGACAGCCTTTACGCTGAGGTCCAGAAGCACCAGAAGAACCAGGAGTGTCTGAACCATGGTTTGTCCCTGTCCAGGGAAGATGCGTCTGGTGGAGACAGCGAGGGGGACAGGCAGGGCGAACTTAGTCGCTCCTACAGCAGCAGGGGCTCCAGCTCCACCTTGAGCGATCTGGATGACATTGCGGTGCTCCCTGAACTGTTCGACCTGCCCTTGACCCCGGAGGAGGCCAATGAGTACTGCAGCCTGGAGCCGCTGGGAGGCCACGGCGGGAGCACCGGGAATGCCTCCAACTCCTCGTCGTCCTCGTCCACCTCGTCCAATCAGAATTCTCCTCAGCAAAATCTGCTGGATGTCACCGACGCCAACGGGATCAAGCACGAGTACCAGATGTTGTCGCTCCCACAGGGCACCCTGCTGGAGCCGCGGCCGGACGACTGCACGCTCATGGATATAG AGCGGATCACCCAGAGTATTGTCAAGTCCCACCTGGAGACGAGTCAGTACAGCTCTGACCAGCTGAAGAGGCTGGCGTACAGTGGTCTGCAGTATTCATCTGAGGAGACCCGCAACTTCCAGTGCAAG TCATCAGAGTCCATGTGGCAGCAGTGTGCCCATCACATCACCAATGCCATTCAGTACGTGGTGGAGTTTGCCAAACGCATCACAGGCTTCATGGACCTGTGTCAGAACGACCAGATTATCCTACTCAAAGCAG GCTGCTTGGAGGTGCTGCTGATTAGGATGTGCAGGGCGTTTAATGTTAATAACAACACCATCTTCTTTGATGGCAAGTTTGCATCCGCCCAGTTCTTCAAAGCCCTCG GTTGTGATGACCTTGTCAGTGCAGTGTTTGACCTGGCTAAGGGTCTCTGCCGCCTGCAGCTGAGTGATGAGGAGATGGCTCTATTCAGTGCCGCTGTTCTCCTTTCCCCAAATCGACcatggctgacagacagacagaaggtaCAGAAGCTACAGGAGAAAGTCTACCTGGCTCTGCAACACAGTCTGCACATGAGTGGGGCTGCCGACGAGAAACTAGACAAG ATGGTTTCCAAGCTGCCGATGATGAAGTCAATCTGTAATCTCCATATCGACAAGCTGGAGTTTTTTCGTCTTGTCCACCCTGAGACTGCATACAGCTTTCCTCCACTCTACAGGGAAGTGTTTGGGAGTGAGATCTCTCTCCCCGACTCTACAAACGGCTCTTAA